Proteins found in one Triticum urartu cultivar G1812 chromosome 4, Tu2.1, whole genome shotgun sequence genomic segment:
- the LOC125552009 gene encoding protein disulfide isomerase-like 5-1 — translation MDPALRRRSRLPIHLLLVAVTLLAALAARSGAEVITLTEETFSDKIKEKDTVWFVQFCVPWCKHCKSLGTLWEDLGKVIEGTDEIEIGKVDCGASKPVCSKVDIHSYPTFKVFYDGEEVAKYKGPRDVESLKTFVLNEAEKAGEVRPEDEL, via the exons ATGGATCCGGCTCTTCGGCGCCGCTCCCGCCTCCCTATCCACCTCCTGCTGGTGGCCGTCACGTTACTCGCCGCCCTGGCCGCGCGATCCGGCGCCGAGGTCATCACCCTCACCGAAGAGACCTTCTCCGACAAG ATAAAGGAGAAGGACACAGTGTGGTTTGTGCAATTCTGCGTCCCTTGGTGTAAGCACTG CAAGAGCCTAGGAACTCTTTGGGAGGACCTCGGGAAGGTTATTGAAGGTACGGATGAAATTGAGATCGGAAAAGTTGATTGCGGTGCAAGCAAACCAGTCTGCTCAAAGGTGGACATTCATTCATACCCAACATTCAAGGTGTTCTATGATGGCGAAGAAGTTGCAAAATATAAAG GGCCTAGGGACGTGGAGTCTCTCAAGACCTTTGTGTTGAACGAAGCTGAGAAAGCAGGAGAGGTGAGGCCTGAAGATGAGCTATAG